In Horticoccus luteus, the following proteins share a genomic window:
- a CDS encoding Rne/Rng family ribonuclease — MSDQSQSHPDSPSDVSQRYDEELAQAPAPVSADSVNPTELKAGALDRSKQRPFLQKVLAVFQKEKSSYRELIINSEPLERRVALLVDGRLEKFEIERQSDDRMVGGIYKGRIKNLDPGLKAAFVDIGYAKNAFLHYWDMLPAAADSSVEVVRVNRRKDAPARSAEPTVKDIPNLYPPGSDIVIQVTKGPIGTKGPRTTTNLSIPGRYLILMPFSEGCGISRKIEDPQERKRLKQMLNELTIPEGMGVIVRTAGEGKKTRYFVRDLHLLLKKWEEISTKTANDRAPACLYQEPDLVERTVRDFLTEEVDRVLIDNKADHERTQALVGQISQRSRGRIGLYNDSIPIFERFNIERQIEQTAQRKVGLPSGGEIVIDETEALISIDVNTGSHKNRGGDEKNTIYAVNLEAATEAARQIRLRNLGGLIIIDFIDMKERRHRNAIYEKMVAEMAQDKAKNHILPISTLGIMQMTRQRQQESLSSNLYTDCPYCRGRGIVKSATTMSVELQRKLSSVLRRLQLRSDVKEYSLRVLVHPSILERLRSEDAELLVRMEKLYGAKLAFRADLNYHVENFKIINALTGEEYR, encoded by the coding sequence AGCCCCAGCCCCGGTCAGCGCCGATTCTGTCAATCCCACCGAGTTAAAAGCCGGCGCCCTCGACCGCTCCAAACAGCGGCCTTTTCTCCAAAAAGTCCTCGCTGTCTTTCAAAAGGAAAAGAGTTCCTACCGCGAACTCATCATCAATTCCGAGCCCCTCGAGCGCCGGGTCGCTCTGCTCGTAGACGGCCGCCTCGAGAAATTCGAGATCGAGCGCCAGTCCGACGACCGCATGGTCGGCGGTATCTACAAAGGTCGCATCAAGAACCTCGATCCCGGCCTCAAGGCCGCCTTTGTCGACATCGGCTACGCCAAAAACGCGTTTCTCCATTACTGGGACATGCTCCCCGCCGCCGCCGATTCCTCCGTTGAGGTCGTCCGCGTCAACCGCCGCAAAGACGCACCCGCCCGCTCCGCCGAGCCGACCGTCAAGGATATCCCCAACCTCTACCCGCCCGGCTCCGACATCGTCATCCAAGTCACCAAAGGCCCCATCGGCACCAAGGGCCCGCGCACCACGACCAATCTCTCGATCCCCGGGCGTTACCTGATTTTGATGCCCTTCTCCGAGGGCTGTGGCATCTCGCGCAAGATCGAGGATCCGCAGGAGCGGAAACGCCTCAAACAGATGCTCAACGAACTCACCATCCCCGAGGGCATGGGCGTGATCGTGCGCACCGCCGGCGAAGGCAAAAAGACGCGTTACTTCGTGCGCGACCTGCACCTCCTCCTCAAGAAATGGGAGGAAATCTCCACCAAGACCGCCAACGATCGCGCGCCCGCGTGCCTCTATCAGGAGCCCGATCTCGTCGAACGCACCGTCCGCGACTTCCTCACCGAAGAGGTCGACCGCGTGCTCATCGACAACAAGGCCGATCACGAACGCACCCAGGCACTCGTCGGCCAGATCTCCCAACGCTCCCGCGGCCGCATCGGCCTTTACAACGACAGCATCCCGATCTTCGAACGCTTCAACATCGAGCGCCAGATCGAGCAGACCGCGCAACGCAAAGTCGGCCTCCCCTCCGGCGGCGAAATCGTCATCGACGAAACCGAGGCCCTCATCTCGATCGACGTTAACACCGGCTCCCACAAAAACCGCGGCGGCGACGAGAAAAATACCATCTACGCCGTCAACCTCGAAGCCGCCACCGAAGCCGCCCGCCAGATCCGCCTCCGCAACCTCGGCGGCCTCATCATCATCGATTTCATCGACATGAAGGAGCGCCGCCACCGCAACGCCATCTACGAAAAAATGGTCGCGGAAATGGCGCAGGACAAAGCCAAGAATCACATCCTCCCCATCTCCACGCTCGGCATCATGCAAATGACCCGCCAGCGCCAGCAGGAGTCGCTCTCGAGCAATCTCTATACGGACTGCCCGTATTGCCGAGGCCGCGGCATCGTGAAGAGCGCCACGACGATGTCGGTCGAACTGCAACGCAAGCTCTCCTCCGTTCTCCGCCGCCTGCAACTCCGCAGCGATGTGAAGGAATACTCCCTGCGCGTCCTCGTCCACCCAAGCATCTTGGAACGGCTCCGCAGCGAAGACGCGGAATTGCTCGTGCGCATGGAGAAACTTTACGGCGCCAAACTCGCCTTCCGTGCGGACCTCAACTACCACGTCGAAAACTTCAAAATCATCAACGCCCTCACCGGCGAAGAATACCGCTAA